The proteins below are encoded in one region of Micromonospora sp. DSM 45708:
- a CDS encoding TetR/AcrR family transcriptional regulator, with protein sequence MQSPPPPAPLPGARHGRDPDRAIKRGPRRVPAEEVAATQRDRLFDGLVREVATRGYDNARVTDICHAAGVTRPAFYALFSGKQDAFLATYRHGIAVVSQLMEAAYAGAGPAWPDAARAALRTLLDVLASVPAFARMALVEVDAAGPDARRERDALLHSFRRFFADAGPGPALTGVDRDVLVSTVVGGIHATIRARVAQGRAEELPLLLPVLTYAATAPFLGPEGARRATRHAGPDDGPSTTAPCAAD encoded by the coding sequence ATGCAGAGCCCGCCCCCGCCGGCGCCGCTGCCCGGCGCCCGGCACGGCCGCGACCCGGACCGCGCCATCAAGCGCGGACCCCGGCGGGTACCGGCCGAGGAGGTGGCGGCGACCCAGCGCGACCGCCTCTTCGACGGGCTGGTCCGCGAGGTCGCCACCCGGGGGTACGACAACGCCCGGGTCACCGACATCTGCCATGCGGCAGGCGTCACCCGGCCGGCCTTCTACGCCCTGTTCAGCGGCAAGCAGGACGCGTTCCTCGCCACCTACCGGCACGGCATCGCGGTGGTCTCACAACTCATGGAGGCCGCCTACGCCGGGGCCGGACCGGCCTGGCCGGACGCCGCCCGGGCCGCGTTGCGCACCCTGCTCGACGTGCTGGCCAGCGTGCCCGCGTTCGCCCGGATGGCACTGGTCGAGGTGGACGCCGCCGGCCCGGACGCCCGCCGGGAACGCGACGCGCTGCTGCACAGCTTCCGCCGGTTCTTCGCCGACGCCGGGCCGGGGCCGGCGCTCACCGGGGTGGACCGCGACGTGCTGGTGTCCACCGTGGTCGGCGGCATCCACGCCACCATCCGCGCCCGGGTGGCGCAGGGGCGGGCCGAGGAGCTGCCGCTGCTGCTGCCGGTGCTCACGTACGCGGCCACCGCGCCGTTCCTCGGCCCCGAGGGCGCGCGCCGGGCCACCCGGCACGCCGGGCCGGACGACGGGCCGAGCACGACCGCGCCGTGCGCGGCCGACTGA
- a CDS encoding Tat pathway signal sequence domain protein, with the protein MPRYGRIGAGLAALALLTGLVGATPATAAPSTSLASAVLTYPTAAGTAVSVNDVIQASLKTGTSATFYSSASGTTGVKCAASTFSAKVLSNPTAPGTATESLTAQSFTSCTSNIIGTTGVQSVTVNNLPYTTSVTSGGVVTISGTSAAPIQSTVVLNSLLGPITCVYRTSTNTLTGVAANATNSIAFTNQTLTKFSGPSLCFGTAYFTATYSPVRDTSKTGSPAVFVN; encoded by the coding sequence ATGCCCAGGTACGGACGCATCGGCGCGGGCCTCGCCGCCCTGGCGCTGCTGACCGGTCTGGTCGGCGCCACCCCCGCCACCGCCGCCCCCTCCACCTCGCTGGCCAGCGCCGTGCTGACCTACCCGACCGCGGCCGGCACCGCCGTGTCGGTCAACGACGTCATCCAGGCCAGCCTGAAGACCGGCACCAGCGCGACGTTCTACTCCTCGGCCAGCGGCACCACCGGCGTCAAGTGCGCCGCGTCCACGTTCAGCGCCAAGGTGCTGAGCAACCCGACCGCTCCCGGCACCGCCACCGAGAGCCTCACCGCGCAGTCGTTCACGAGCTGCACCAGCAACATCATCGGCACCACCGGCGTGCAGAGCGTGACCGTCAACAACCTGCCGTACACCACGTCGGTCACCAGCGGCGGCGTGGTGACCATCTCCGGCACCTCGGCCGCGCCGATCCAGAGCACCGTGGTGCTGAACTCGCTGCTCGGCCCGATCACCTGCGTCTACCGGACCAGCACCAACACGCTCACCGGCGTGGCGGCCAACGCCACCAACTCGATCGCGTTCACCAACCAGACCCTGACCAAGTTCTCCGGCCCGTCGCTCTGCTTCGGCACCGCGTACTTCACCGCGACCTACTCGCCGGTGCGGGACACCAGCAAGACCGGCAGCCCGGCGGTCTTCGTCAACTGA